One part of the Marinihelvus fidelis genome encodes these proteins:
- a CDS encoding PadR family transcriptional regulator has protein sequence MPNDYLETLRSEMRRGAIVLAVLGQLRREHYGYSLRKALADQGLSVEEGTLYPLVRRLEQQGLLASEWRVENKRRKRFYRLSDEGRIVFEQLSQDWAAIDASLRALTGDIP, from the coding sequence TTGCCAAACGATTACCTGGAAACATTGCGATCCGAGATGCGCCGGGGCGCCATCGTCCTGGCCGTTCTGGGGCAGCTGCGCCGTGAGCATTACGGTTACTCACTGCGTAAGGCGCTGGCCGACCAGGGATTGTCGGTGGAGGAGGGCACGCTGTACCCATTGGTCCGGCGCCTGGAACAACAGGGGCTTCTGGCCAGTGAGTGGCGGGTTGAGAACAAGCGCCGCAAGCGCTTTTACCGGCTGTCGGACGAGGGCCGGATCGTGTTTGAACAACTGTCGCAGGACTGGGCGGCCATTGATGCCAGCCTGCGTGCACTGACGGGAGACATACCATGA
- the ypfJ gene encoding KPN_02809 family neutral zinc metallopeptidase, whose amino-acid sequence MRWKGRRQSTNVEDARGKKVVARTAAGGMILNLVGRKFGFKGILVLVVVGFIGWQLGLFDPASMMGGDQVREVDYQPTAAEQERFDFVTVVLADTEDVWSRQFQAENLGNYVPPELVVYTGQYPTACGTGDARMGPFYCPADRKVYIDLSFYDELEREFQAPGDFAQAYVIAHEVGHHVQNLLGISEQVARRRGQPDYNQYSVRLELQADYLAGVWANHNSEYLERGDIEEAMRAANQIGDDAIQSRTQGRIVPHAFTHGTSEQRMRWFNRGLQSGLLRQGDTFEVPYDSL is encoded by the coding sequence ATGCGGTGGAAAGGACGCAGGCAAAGCACCAATGTCGAGGACGCGCGCGGCAAGAAAGTCGTCGCGCGTACGGCTGCGGGCGGCATGATTCTGAACCTGGTGGGCCGCAAGTTCGGCTTCAAGGGCATCCTGGTGCTGGTGGTGGTCGGCTTTATTGGCTGGCAATTGGGGCTTTTCGATCCCGCGTCGATGATGGGTGGCGACCAGGTGCGCGAGGTCGATTACCAGCCCACCGCGGCCGAGCAGGAACGTTTCGATTTCGTCACCGTGGTGCTGGCCGATACCGAGGATGTCTGGAGCCGGCAGTTCCAGGCGGAAAACCTGGGCAACTATGTACCGCCGGAACTGGTGGTCTATACCGGCCAGTACCCGACGGCCTGCGGCACCGGCGACGCGCGCATGGGCCCGTTCTACTGCCCGGCGGACCGCAAGGTCTATATCGACCTGAGCTTCTACGACGAACTCGAGCGCGAGTTCCAGGCCCCCGGGGATTTCGCCCAGGCCTATGTCATCGCCCACGAAGTGGGTCATCACGTGCAGAACCTGCTGGGTATTTCAGAGCAGGTGGCGCGGCGCCGTGGCCAGCCGGATTACAATCAGTACTCGGTGCGGCTGGAGTTGCAGGCTGACTACCTGGCCGGCGTGTGGGCCAATCACAACAGCGAATACCTTGAGCGTGGCGATATCGAGGAGGCCATGCGCGCCGCCAACCAGATTGGCGACGACGCCATCCAGTCCAGGACCCAGGGGCGGATCGTGCCTCACGCGTTCACGCACGGCACATCAGAGCAGCGTATGCGCTGGTTCAACCGCGGCCTGCAGAGCGGCCTGCTGCGGCAGGGTGATACCTTCGAGGTGCCGTACGACAGCCTCTGA
- a CDS encoding MBL fold metallo-hydrolase, translating to MLKPQTLLLLIALAMTPVVQAQEFATTFKATEVVPGITMIEGADGFAGGNMALLAGEDYVALIDDGLAPLAPALKAFVDEAAGRPVNFLVNTHVHGDHVGGNAHFAESGTVVFAHENIRKRLLEDPSGAGGEGGLPVVTFADGVTFYLNGLEAQVFHLPLAHTDGDAAIFFPEVNVLHTGDVFFHGLFPFIDLDNGGTVSGYIAAQQALIERLDDTSKVIPGHGPLATRADLQRDHDMLVDARARVKALVDDGQSADEIVAANPLADYHDDYNWGFISTERMTRTLVRDLGGE from the coding sequence ATGCTGAAACCCCAAACCCTGCTACTGCTGATTGCCCTGGCCATGACGCCCGTCGTCCAGGCCCAGGAATTTGCGACCACGTTCAAGGCCACGGAAGTGGTGCCCGGCATCACGATGATCGAGGGCGCGGACGGCTTCGCTGGCGGCAACATGGCGTTGCTGGCAGGCGAGGACTACGTGGCCCTCATTGACGACGGCCTGGCGCCGCTGGCGCCGGCGTTGAAGGCGTTCGTGGATGAAGCCGCGGGCCGGCCGGTCAATTTCCTGGTTAACACCCACGTCCATGGCGACCACGTCGGCGGCAACGCGCACTTCGCCGAGAGCGGCACCGTGGTGTTCGCGCACGAGAATATCCGTAAACGCTTGCTCGAAGACCCCTCCGGCGCGGGCGGTGAAGGCGGCCTGCCGGTGGTGACGTTTGCCGATGGCGTGACGTTCTACCTGAACGGCCTGGAGGCGCAGGTGTTTCACCTGCCGCTGGCGCACACCGACGGTGACGCGGCCATTTTCTTTCCGGAAGTGAACGTGCTGCACACCGGCGACGTGTTTTTCCACGGGCTGTTCCCGTTCATCGACCTGGACAACGGCGGCACGGTGTCGGGTTACATCGCCGCGCAGCAGGCGTTGATCGAGCGGTTGGATGACACGTCGAAAGTGATTCCCGGCCACGGGCCGCTGGCCACGCGGGCGGATCTTCAGCGTGACCATGACATGCTGGTCGACGCGCGTGCCCGGGTGAAGGCGCTGGTTGACGACGGCCAGTCCGCTGATGAAATCGTCGCTGCCAATCCGCTGGCGGATTACCACGACGACTACAACTGGGGCTTCATTTCCACCGAGCGCATGACGCGCACGCTGGTGCGCGACCTGGGCGGGGAGTAA
- a CDS encoding Hcp family type VI secretion system effector — protein sequence MSNTARRTIATAAIVAAGASLPVDADAAAYLKLGDIKGESQHKVYKDHIEVLTWSWGVAKPVDVGSKKTGRSTAPCKMATLEMNKLMGVSSVPIVRAVAVGDLLPDATLILTNETAEGPMEYYKFDMRDVFVSDYAVSGSDDSVPTETFTLNFLEVDIEYTITKNTGETTQGPRFMIPSETCQQ from the coding sequence ATGTCGAATACTGCCCGTCGTACCATCGCCACCGCCGCCATTGTCGCCGCAGGTGCCAGCTTGCCCGTCGATGCCGATGCGGCCGCCTATCTCAAGCTCGGCGATATCAAGGGTGAGTCGCAGCACAAGGTCTACAAGGATCATATCGAGGTTCTTACATGGAGTTGGGGTGTCGCGAAACCCGTCGATGTAGGCTCGAAGAAGACCGGAAGGTCTACCGCCCCGTGCAAGATGGCGACACTGGAGATGAACAAGCTGATGGGGGTCAGTTCTGTACCCATCGTTCGTGCCGTCGCGGTGGGTGATCTCCTTCCGGACGCCACCCTGATCCTGACGAACGAAACGGCCGAAGGCCCAATGGAGTATTACAAGTTCGATATGCGGGATGTGTTCGTCTCGGACTATGCAGTGAGCGGTTCCGATGATTCAGTGCCTACCGAGACATTCACGCTGAACTTCCTTGAGGTGGATATTGAGTACACGATCACCAAGAACACGGGCGAAACTACGCAAGGTCCGCGGTTCATGATTCCGTCCGAGACCTGTCAACAGTAA
- a CDS encoding tetratricopeptide repeat protein, with product MNIAIEDAIRLHQQSHLEEAERAYAKMLETDDRNVDALHYLGVLRHQRGASQEAIDLVGRALALNPHYIDAHVNLGNIHRETGNDEAARDCYARALELDPNHAGALGNLGTVLNTGGDLREAYAAGRRAVELDPDAAGHWVNLGSTLLNGGQLTAAMDCFRAAIERSPHLTGAYIGLCRALYTLECREGYSIKHRKELADVYRRWLAEHPDSSFAGFMLAACEGQDDLERCPDEFVRASFDDFARHFERKLEKLEYCVPSLIEGALRETTGPKRYSRILDAGCGTGLCAPFLREWGDHLVGVDLSSGMLAEAARRQVYDQLLEDELTRYLESGPAPFDLVVCADTLCYFGDLHRIIQALGSVLAPGGRLLFTVERSEHQGPAGERVLSSGRFAHREDHVLQCLDKAGLHPVQARPDRLRNEGGQPVMGLLVDAYPSQKLK from the coding sequence ATGAACATCGCGATTGAAGACGCCATACGACTGCACCAGCAAAGCCATCTGGAAGAAGCGGAGCGCGCCTATGCCAAGATGCTGGAGACCGATGATCGCAATGTTGACGCGCTGCATTACCTGGGCGTGCTCAGGCACCAGCGTGGCGCCAGCCAGGAAGCCATCGACCTGGTTGGCCGCGCCCTGGCGCTGAATCCGCATTACATCGACGCCCACGTTAACCTGGGCAACATACATCGTGAGACGGGCAATGATGAAGCCGCACGGGACTGTTACGCCAGGGCGCTTGAACTCGACCCCAATCACGCCGGCGCCCTGGGCAATCTCGGCACGGTGCTGAACACGGGCGGTGACCTTCGGGAGGCCTATGCCGCCGGCAGGCGGGCCGTGGAACTGGACCCGGATGCCGCCGGACACTGGGTGAACCTGGGCAGCACCCTGCTCAACGGTGGGCAATTGACGGCGGCGATGGACTGTTTCCGGGCTGCGATTGAACGTTCACCTCATTTGACCGGCGCCTATATTGGCCTTTGCCGGGCCCTGTACACACTGGAATGTCGAGAGGGGTATTCCATCAAGCACCGCAAGGAACTCGCCGACGTTTACAGGCGCTGGCTAGCCGAACACCCGGACAGCAGCTTCGCTGGATTTATGTTGGCCGCCTGTGAAGGTCAGGACGACCTGGAGCGCTGCCCGGACGAGTTCGTTCGCGCCTCGTTTGACGATTTCGCGCGCCACTTCGAACGCAAACTCGAAAAACTTGAGTACTGCGTGCCATCACTCATAGAGGGCGCCCTCCGCGAGACCACGGGGCCAAAGCGCTATTCGCGCATCCTGGATGCCGGTTGCGGGACGGGGCTCTGCGCGCCGTTCCTGCGGGAATGGGGCGACCACCTGGTGGGTGTCGACCTGTCTTCGGGCATGCTGGCGGAGGCCGCACGACGCCAGGTCTATGACCAGCTGCTTGAGGACGAACTGACCCGCTACCTTGAATCGGGACCGGCGCCATTCGACCTGGTGGTCTGCGCGGACACGCTGTGCTACTTCGGCGACCTTCACCGGATCATCCAGGCACTGGGAAGCGTACTGGCACCGGGAGGGCGGCTACTGTTTACGGTTGAACGCTCGGAACACCAGGGCCCGGCCGGTGAACGGGTGCTCTCAAGTGGCCGCTTCGCCCATCGCGAGGACCACGTCCTGCAGTGCCTCGACAAAGCGGGCCTGCACCCGGTCCAGGCCCGCCCTGACCGCCTTCGAAACGAAGGCGGTCAACCCGTCATGGGACTGCTCGTCGACGCCTACCCCAGCCAGAAGCTGAAGTAG
- a CDS encoding sodium:solute symporter, which yields MPDSTIPSLSTLDWAVVAGYFLLLVVVAVVVTRRNKAMDTADYFLAGRNVGFFAIGASIFASNIGSEHIVGLAGQGASTGLAMAHYELHAWVVVLLAWVFVPFYYNSKVFTMPEFLEKRFGPRPRWILSLVSLAAYVLTKVSVTVYAGALVFSVLLPDTFGSPQNAFWIGAIVTVVLTGLYTVAGGMRVVLYTDAVQAFILLIGSVAITYFGLQLLGGWGELKAFAAEDIAQYALWRPLSDPDFPWLGIMIASPIVGIWYWCTDQYIVQRTLAAKDLKTARRGALFGAFLKVWPVLFFLIPGLIGAALHSKGLMVIPTEDGVIAGDGVFPTMVASLLPEGLRGLVVAGLMAALMSSLSSLFNSTATLFTVDVYEKLRPGKSEQHLVTVGRVATLVVVVLGLAWIPVMPLISDGGLYQYLQSVQGYLAPPITAVFLLGVFNSRINNRGAVWGLSLGFILGMTKLMIQAFFGEGKIESPAFLAAIGDFNFLYFSGVLFLICVITIIVASKSAPAPDREQIKGLTYDSIDRAAVRASWDRKDVALTAVVLGLVATLYIYFSFWLG from the coding sequence ATGCCAGACAGCACGATACCTTCACTCTCCACCCTCGACTGGGCGGTCGTCGCCGGCTACTTCCTTCTGCTGGTGGTGGTTGCCGTGGTGGTGACCCGCCGCAACAAGGCGATGGATACCGCGGATTACTTCCTGGCCGGCCGCAATGTCGGCTTTTTCGCGATTGGCGCCTCGATTTTCGCCTCCAATATCGGCTCCGAGCACATCGTCGGCCTGGCCGGGCAGGGTGCCTCGACGGGCCTGGCCATGGCGCATTACGAGCTGCACGCCTGGGTGGTGGTGCTGCTGGCGTGGGTATTCGTGCCGTTCTACTACAACTCCAAGGTGTTCACGATGCCGGAGTTCCTGGAGAAGCGCTTCGGCCCGCGGCCGCGCTGGATCCTGTCGCTGGTGTCGCTGGCCGCATACGTACTGACCAAGGTGTCGGTGACGGTCTACGCCGGCGCGCTGGTGTTCAGCGTGTTGCTGCCGGACACCTTCGGCAGTCCGCAGAACGCGTTCTGGATTGGCGCCATCGTCACCGTGGTGCTGACCGGCCTGTACACCGTGGCCGGCGGCATGCGCGTGGTGCTGTACACCGATGCCGTGCAGGCCTTCATCCTGCTGATCGGCTCGGTGGCCATCACCTACTTCGGCCTGCAGCTGCTGGGCGGCTGGGGTGAGCTGAAGGCCTTCGCGGCCGAGGATATCGCCCAGTACGCGTTGTGGCGGCCGCTGTCCGACCCGGATTTCCCGTGGCTGGGCATCATGATCGCCTCGCCGATTGTCGGTATCTGGTACTGGTGTACGGACCAGTACATCGTCCAGCGCACCCTGGCTGCGAAGGACCTGAAAACGGCCCGCCGCGGCGCGCTGTTCGGCGCCTTCCTGAAGGTCTGGCCGGTGCTGTTCTTCCTGATCCCGGGCCTGATCGGCGCGGCGCTGCATTCCAAGGGCCTGATGGTGATTCCCACCGAGGATGGGGTGATTGCCGGTGACGGCGTGTTCCCGACCATGGTGGCGTCACTGCTGCCCGAAGGTCTGCGCGGCCTGGTGGTGGCCGGTCTGATGGCGGCACTGATGAGCTCGCTGTCGTCGCTGTTCAATTCCACGGCCACGCTGTTCACCGTCGATGTCTACGAGAAGCTGCGCCCAGGCAAGAGCGAGCAGCACCTGGTGACGGTCGGCCGTGTTGCCACGCTGGTGGTGGTGGTGCTGGGCCTGGCGTGGATCCCGGTGATGCCGCTGATCTCCGACGGCGGCCTTTACCAGTACCTGCAGAGCGTTCAGGGTTACCTGGCGCCGCCGATTACTGCGGTGTTCCTGCTGGGCGTGTTCAACTCGCGCATCAACAACCGCGGCGCGGTGTGGGGCCTGAGCCTGGGCTTTATCCTGGGCATGACCAAGCTGATGATCCAGGCCTTCTTCGGCGAAGGGAAAATCGAGTCGCCGGCGTTCCTGGCGGCTATCGGTGACTTCAACTTCCTTTACTTCTCGGGCGTGCTGTTCCTGATCTGCGTGATCACCATCATCGTCGCATCGAAGAGCGCGCCGGCGCCGGACCGCGAACAGATCAAGGGCCTGACCTACGACTCCATCGACCGGGCAGCGGTGCGCGCCAGCTGGGACCGCAAGGACGTCGCCCTGACGGCGGTGGTGCTGGGCCTGGTGGCCACGCTGTACATCTACTTCAGCTTCTGGCTGGGGTAG
- a CDS encoding alpha-glucuronidase family glycosyl hydrolase, protein MALMYTNTAMGAEDGYRLWLRYESLATTQAESLRSQARRVVIASPRTATLEAAAGELRRGIEGLSAGAPIDVIDMPAEGPGEGDVVIGTTGGDWRGAPEQTEKAIGPGGYRVSSQAVHGGTYTAVEGQDQSGVLYGVFALLRALQSGNSIDSIELADHPRVGLRLLNHWDNLDRYVERGYAGQSLWDWWRLPDLVDPRYTDYARANASIGINGTVLNNVNAAAEVLTPRYIAKAAKLADVFRPWGIRVYLSARWSAPRDIGGLDTADPLDPAVRAWWAAKADEIYAAIPDFGGFLVKANSEGQPGPREYGRSHADGANMLAAALAPHGGVVMWRAFVYSETDPEDRVRQAYTEFKPLDGTFADNVLVQVKNGPLDFQPREPFHPMFGGMPGTPLMMEFQLTKEYLGFSTHLVYLGALWEEVLQTDTFAQGGGSTVAKVVDGRLDGHELTGIAGVANIGRDRDWSGSDFDQANWYAFGRLAWNPDGDAHVIAREWLQQTFSTDPAFVEPAAELMMRSREAVVNYMTPLGLTHIMGTGHHYGPAPWVDDLGRPEWNPFYYHRADADGIGFDRTASGSNAVEQYHAPVGEQFGSLESVPDEYLLWFHRVPWDYRLRDGTTLWQALARQYDQGVGQAEAMRAEWETLGQHVDPVRRARVADYLDIQVREAKWWRDACLAYFQARSGLDWPDGVTPPPLTLDDYRAMQFPYAPGN, encoded by the coding sequence ATGGCGCTAATGTATACCAACACGGCCATGGGGGCGGAAGACGGCTACCGGCTGTGGCTGCGCTATGAGTCACTGGCCACCACGCAGGCCGAGTCTTTGCGCTCACAGGCACGGCGGGTGGTGATCGCGTCACCGCGAACGGCGACCCTGGAAGCGGCCGCCGGAGAACTGCGACGCGGCATCGAGGGCCTGTCAGCCGGCGCGCCAATCGACGTGATCGATATGCCCGCCGAAGGACCGGGCGAGGGCGACGTCGTGATCGGCACCACGGGCGGCGACTGGCGCGGGGCGCCGGAACAGACCGAGAAAGCCATCGGCCCCGGAGGCTACCGCGTCAGCAGCCAGGCGGTCCACGGCGGCACCTACACCGCGGTGGAAGGCCAGGACCAGTCCGGTGTGCTGTATGGCGTCTTCGCCCTGCTGCGGGCGCTGCAGTCCGGCAATAGCATCGATTCGATTGAACTGGCCGATCACCCACGCGTCGGCCTGCGGCTGCTGAACCACTGGGACAACCTGGACCGCTACGTCGAGCGTGGTTATGCCGGCCAGTCACTTTGGGACTGGTGGCGTCTGCCGGACCTGGTTGACCCGCGCTACACCGACTACGCCCGCGCCAACGCCTCCATCGGCATCAACGGCACCGTGCTGAACAACGTCAATGCCGCCGCCGAGGTGCTGACGCCACGCTACATCGCCAAGGCGGCGAAGCTGGCCGACGTATTCCGCCCCTGGGGCATTCGTGTCTATCTCTCCGCGCGCTGGAGCGCGCCGCGCGATATCGGCGGCCTGGACACCGCCGATCCGCTGGACCCGGCTGTACGTGCCTGGTGGGCGGCCAAGGCCGATGAAATCTACGCCGCCATCCCGGATTTCGGCGGTTTCCTGGTCAAGGCCAATTCCGAAGGCCAGCCCGGCCCGCGTGAGTACGGCCGCAGCCACGCCGATGGCGCCAACATGCTGGCGGCCGCATTGGCGCCGCACGGCGGCGTGGTGATGTGGCGCGCCTTCGTCTATTCGGAAACCGACCCCGAAGACCGCGTCCGCCAGGCCTACACCGAGTTCAAGCCGCTGGACGGCACGTTTGCCGACAACGTGCTGGTGCAGGTCAAGAACGGCCCGCTGGACTTCCAGCCGCGCGAGCCGTTTCACCCGATGTTCGGCGGCATGCCCGGCACGCCGCTGATGATGGAATTCCAGCTGACCAAGGAATACCTGGGTTTTTCCACCCACCTGGTCTACCTGGGCGCGCTCTGGGAAGAGGTGCTACAGACCGACACGTTCGCACAGGGCGGGGGTTCGACGGTGGCGAAAGTTGTCGATGGGCGGCTGGATGGGCACGAACTGACCGGCATCGCCGGTGTCGCCAACATTGGCCGTGACCGCGACTGGAGCGGCTCGGACTTCGACCAGGCCAACTGGTACGCTTTCGGCCGCCTGGCCTGGAACCCGGATGGCGATGCCCACGTGATCGCCAGGGAATGGCTGCAGCAGACCTTCAGTACCGACCCGGCGTTCGTCGAACCCGCCGCCGAGTTGATGATGCGCTCGCGCGAAGCCGTGGTGAACTACATGACGCCGCTGGGCCTGACCCACATCATGGGTACCGGTCACCACTACGGCCCGGCGCCGTGGGTAGATGACCTGGGCCGGCCGGAGTGGAACCCGTTTTACTACCACCGCGCCGATGCCGATGGCATCGGTTTCGACCGCACTGCCAGCGGCAGCAACGCGGTGGAGCAGTATCACGCGCCGGTGGGTGAGCAGTTCGGCTCACTGGAATCCGTGCCTGATGAATACCTGCTCTGGTTTCACCGCGTGCCCTGGGATTACCGGCTACGTGACGGCACTACGTTGTGGCAGGCGCTGGCACGACAGTACGACCAGGGTGTCGGGCAGGCAGAAGCAATGCGCGCCGAGTGGGAAACACTGGGCCAGCACGTTGACCCGGTGCGTCGCGCGCGCGTCGCCGATTACCTGGATATCCAGGTGCGCGAGGCAAAATGGTGGCGCGATGCCTGCCTGGCCTATTTCCAGGCACGCTCGGGCCTGGACTGGCCGGATGGCGTGACTCCGCCTCCGCTGACACTGGACGATTACAGGGCGATGCAATTCCCCTACGCGCCGGGGAACTGA
- the xylB gene encoding xylulokinase, with translation MNTVLGIDLGTQSLKVVFYDDHAREIVASASAPLDVDRDSAGKAEQRAEDWLQALETALRQVPGPIRDSARAIGISGQQHGFVPVDAEGNVLAPVKLWCDTATQAQVDAITADAGGRERCIEWTGLPVLAGYTAPKIRWLADNHPDLYVRMAHVMLPHDYLNYVLSGAIVMEYGDASGTGLLDVRERCWSERMVTTVDPGGRLASALPELVAADTMIGRVTAAAAERFGLPEGTPLSTGGGDNMMAAIGTGNVSAGKLTMSLGTSGTLFAHSDTAVVDEAGNIAAFCGSTGGWMPLLCTMNCTLATELVKQLLDIGNDQFDDTVSGAPAGADGLTVLPFFTGERTPDLPRASASVLGLNAQNTTRAHLLRATMEGATFAIRFGVDELSRLGIQAQEIVLTGGGANSAEWRQAVADICGLPVTVLLQDEGASFGAALQALWMLERSEGRDSDIADIAAAHLQRCPERSVAPNPGTADAYAAAWTRYRKALDTLAPLLDT, from the coding sequence ATGAACACCGTACTCGGCATCGACCTGGGCACCCAGAGCCTTAAAGTCGTTTTCTACGATGACCATGCGCGCGAGATCGTGGCGTCCGCTTCGGCCCCGCTGGATGTCGATCGCGACTCGGCCGGCAAGGCCGAACAACGCGCCGAAGACTGGCTGCAGGCACTGGAGACCGCACTTCGGCAGGTCCCTGGCCCCATTCGCGACTCCGCCCGTGCCATTGGCATCTCCGGGCAACAGCACGGCTTCGTGCCGGTGGATGCCGAAGGCAACGTGCTGGCCCCGGTCAAGCTGTGGTGCGACACCGCCACCCAGGCCCAGGTCGACGCGATCACCGCTGACGCCGGTGGCCGCGAGCGCTGCATCGAGTGGACCGGCCTGCCCGTCCTGGCCGGCTACACCGCGCCGAAGATCCGCTGGCTGGCGGACAATCACCCGGACCTGTACGTGCGCATGGCCCATGTCATGCTGCCGCACGACTACCTGAACTACGTGCTCAGTGGCGCCATTGTCATGGAGTACGGCGACGCCTCCGGCACCGGGCTGCTGGATGTGCGCGAGCGCTGCTGGAGTGAGCGCATGGTCACGACGGTGGACCCCGGCGGCCGTCTCGCGTCAGCACTGCCCGAACTGGTTGCGGCCGACACGATGATCGGCCGGGTCACCGCCGCGGCGGCCGAGCGCTTCGGGCTGCCGGAGGGCACCCCGCTGTCGACCGGCGGCGGTGACAACATGATGGCCGCCATCGGCACCGGCAATGTTTCGGCCGGCAAACTGACGATGAGCCTGGGCACGTCCGGCACACTGTTCGCGCACAGCGACACCGCGGTGGTCGACGAGGCCGGCAACATCGCCGCCTTCTGTGGTTCCACCGGCGGCTGGATGCCGCTGCTATGCACGATGAACTGCACGCTGGCGACGGAGCTGGTCAAACAACTACTGGACATCGGCAATGACCAGTTCGACGACACCGTGTCCGGCGCGCCCGCCGGCGCCGATGGCCTGACCGTGCTGCCCTTCTTCACCGGCGAGCGCACCCCGGACCTGCCGCGTGCCAGCGCCTCGGTTCTGGGCCTGAACGCCCAGAACACCACCCGCGCGCACCTGCTGCGCGCGACCATGGAAGGCGCCACCTTCGCCATACGCTTTGGTGTCGACGAACTGTCGCGGCTGGGCATCCAGGCGCAGGAAATCGTCCTCACCGGCGGTGGCGCGAACAGCGCCGAGTGGCGCCAGGCCGTCGCCGATATCTGCGGCCTGCCGGTGACCGTGCTGCTGCAGGACGAAGGTGCGTCGTTCGGCGCCGCGCTGCAGGCGCTGTGGATGCTGGAGCGAAGCGAAGGCCGCGACAGCGATATCGCCGACATCGCCGCGGCCCACCTGCAGCGCTGCCCCGAGCGCAGCGTTGCACCCAACCCCGGTACCGCGGACGCCTATGCCGCGGCCTGGACCCGTTACCGAAAGGCGCTGGATACGCTGGCGCCTCTCCTCGACACTTGA
- the xylA gene encoding xylose isomerase, with amino-acid sequence MSSKPFIGQREFFPGIGAIPFEGPGSDNPMAFKAYDADREVAGKTMRDHLRFAICYWHTFCADGGDPFGPGTRQYPWKEKSDPLAAAEDKLDAAFEFFTKVGVPYYCFHDRDMAPEGASVAESERNLQHLVKLARERQDETGMKLLWGTANVFSHPRYMNGASTNPNFDVVAHAGAQVKAALEATVELGGENYVFWGGREGYAHLFNTNTQRELEHMARFLGMARDYGRSIGFEGTFLIEPKPMEPMYHQYDADSQTVIGFLRHHGLDKDFKVNVEANHATLAGHTFAHELQMCADAGMLGSIDANRGNPQNGWDTDQFPTDLYDTVGAMLVVLSHGGFSTGGLNFDAKVRRESTRPDDLFIAHIGGMDAFARGLLVANAIIEQGDLPKFRASRYSSFDGGKGKDFEDGDLTLADLRDHAANHGEPRQVSGQQERLENLVNDVLSRTSTL; translated from the coding sequence ATGAGTTCAAAGCCGTTTATTGGCCAGCGAGAATTTTTCCCCGGCATTGGCGCGATCCCGTTCGAAGGGCCGGGCTCCGACAACCCGATGGCCTTCAAGGCCTACGACGCCGACCGGGAAGTTGCCGGCAAGACCATGCGCGATCACCTGCGCTTCGCCATCTGCTACTGGCACACGTTCTGCGCAGATGGCGGTGACCCCTTCGGCCCCGGCACGCGCCAGTATCCGTGGAAGGAAAAGAGCGACCCGCTGGCCGCGGCCGAGGACAAGCTGGACGCCGCGTTCGAATTCTTCACCAAGGTGGGCGTGCCCTACTACTGCTTCCACGACCGCGACATGGCCCCCGAGGGCGCCAGCGTGGCCGAGAGCGAGCGCAACCTGCAGCACCTGGTCAAGCTGGCCCGCGAGCGCCAGGACGAGACCGGCATGAAGCTGCTGTGGGGCACGGCCAACGTGTTCTCGCACCCGCGCTACATGAACGGCGCCTCCACCAACCCGAACTTCGACGTGGTCGCGCACGCCGGCGCGCAGGTCAAGGCCGCGCTGGAAGCGACCGTGGAACTGGGTGGCGAAAACTACGTGTTCTGGGGCGGCCGCGAAGGCTACGCGCACCTGTTCAACACCAACACCCAGCGCGAACTCGAGCACATGGCGCGGTTCCTGGGCATGGCGCGTGACTACGGCCGTTCCATCGGCTTCGAAGGCACCTTCCTGATCGAGCCCAAGCCAATGGAGCCGATGTACCACCAGTATGACGCCGACTCGCAGACGGTCATCGGCTTCCTGCGCCACCACGGCCTGGACAAGGACTTCAAGGTGAATGTCGAGGCCAACCACGCCACGCTGGCAGGCCACACCTTCGCGCACGAACTGCAGATGTGTGCCGATGCCGGCATGCTGGGCTCCATCGACGCCAACCGCGGCAACCCGCAGAACGGCTGGGACACCGACCAGTTCCCCACCGACCTGTACGACACCGTGGGCGCGATGCTGGTGGTGCTCTCGCACGGTGGTTTCAGCACCGGCGGCCTGAACTTCGACGCCAAGGTGCGGCGCGAATCCACGCGCCCGGACGACCTGTTCATCGCCCATATCGGCGGCATGGACGCCTTCGCCCGCGGCCTGCTGGTGGCCAACGCGATCATCGAACAGGGTGACCTGCCGAAATTCCGCGCCAGCCGCTACTCAAGCTTCGACGGTGGCAAGGGTAAGGACTTCGAAGACGGCGACCTGACGCTGGCTGACCTGCGCGACCACGCCGCCAATCACGGCGAACCGCGCCAGGTATCCGGTCAGCAGGAGCGGCTGGAGAACCTGGTCAACGACGTGCTGTCACGCACCTCGACGCTCTGA